The Sedimentibacter sp. zth1 DNA segment TAAATATAGATTTAATGTCAATGTCATCTCATAAAGTGCATGGACCTAAGGGAATAGGTGCTATGTATCTTAGAAAAGGTGTAAAAATTGATAACTTTATGCATGGTGGAGCTCAAGAAAGAAAAAGAAGAGCTGGAACTGAAAGTGTACAAAATATAGTAGGATTTGGCAAGGCGGTTGAACTACTAAATAAAGATTTTGAAAAAAGTAATGAACACATAATTGCGTTAAGAGATAGACTAATTAATGGAATACAAAGTAATATAGAAGACGTAGTATTGAATGGACATCTAACAAAAAGACTTTCAAATAACGTTAACTTCTCATATAAATATATTGAGGGTGAATCAATATTATTATGGCTAGATATGGATGGTATTAGTGCATCAAGTGGTTCTGCATGTACATCAGGTTCTTTAGATCCATCTCATGTGCTTCTTGCAACTGGATTGGATCATGGTACATCACACGGCTCAATAAGATTTACAATTGGTGATGACACTACTGAAGAAGATATTGACTATGTTATACAAAAAATGATTGAGATAGTTCAAAAATTAAGAAACATGTCACCACTATACAAAAAACATTAAAATTAATAATAATATTTAAAAATAGGGAGAAAATTATTATGATGTATACTGAAAAAGTAATGGATCACTTTAGAAATCCAAGAAATGTAGGAGAAATAATCAAAGCAGATGGTGTTGGTGAAGTAGGCAACCCAACTTGCGGTGATATAATGAAAATATACTTAAAAATTAATGAAGACCAAATTATTGAAGATGTTAAATTTCAAACATTTGGTTGCGGTTCAGCAATTGCATCGTCTAGTATGGCAACAGAGTTAATTAAGGGAAAAAGCATACAAGATGCAGTAGAGTTAACTAATAAAGCTGTAATTGAAGCTTTAGGTGGACTACCACCAGTTAAGGTACACTGTTCTGTATTAGCAGAACAAGCTGTAAAAGCCGCTCTTTATGACTATTCTCAAAAACATAGCATTACTATAAAGGGATTGGAAAATTATGATCCACATGCAACAGATGATATACATGATCATACACATGGAGAAGAATAAACTTAACAGAGTTTAATTTTAAGCAGATTTACTTAGTTTTGGTTTGACTGTGTAAATCTGCTTTGCTATAATGATGTTTAAATATATTTAAATTAGTCTTTCAAACTAACTAAATATGTAAAATAAATATATATATGAGGTGAATGATGGATAATAAAAAAGTTTTATTAGGAATGAGTGGAGGAGTAGACAGTACTGCGTCAGCAATTTTATTAAAGCAACAAGGCTATGAAGTAATAGGTGCAACCTACAGACTTACGGATGATGAGAATTTTGAAAAAAGCATAAGTGATGCAAAATATTCTGCTGATTTGATTGGTATAGATCATATAGTAGTTGATTACAGAAATGAATTTAAAGATAAGGTTATAAGTAATTTTATTAGTGAGTATTCAATGGGTCATACGCCAAATCCATGTGTTGTATGTAATAAAAACATTAAATTCAATCAGTTTTTAAAAACTGCAGATAAAATGGGTATTAAATATGTTGCATCTGGACAATATGCTAATATTCGAGAAAATAATGGTAGATATTATATAGTAAAAGCTAGAAATATAGCCAAAGATCAAACTTATTTTGTATATTCTTTAAAAGAAAATATTTTAGATAGAGTTATATTTCCTATGGGAAATATGATATCAAAAGACGACACAAGAAAAATTGTACATGATGCAGGTATAAAAATTTATAATAAGAAAGATAGTCAAGAAATCTGTTTTATTAAGAATATGAAATATACAGATTATATAAATGCTAATTCTAATATAACATTTAAAGCAGGTAATTTTGTAGATACAAAAGGTAATATTTTAGGCAAGCATTCTGGAATAATAAACTATACTATTGGTCAAAGAAAAGGACTTGGTGTAACATTTGGCAAGCCTGTATTTGTAGTTGATATAGATTACAAGAATAATACAGTTGTTCTTGGTGAAAATGAAGATTTGTTTAAAGATAAATTAAAATTATCAAATTACACTTTTATTAATGAAGAATATGATAGAGAATTAAATAAACTAACAGCTAAAATTAGATATGCTGCAAAAGAGGAAAATGTTGTAATTACAAAAGAAAATGATGGATTATTGGTAAAATTTGAAAACCCAGTTCGTGCCATAACAAAAGGCCAATCCGTAGTATTTTATGACGGTGATATTTTGGTTGGAGGGGGCATAATTGAGTAACTTTAATAGTTGACAATCATTTAATAAATGCGTTATAATCAAATGATACGTAACAATGTTGGAGGAATTATGGAAAATAAATATTCAATTAATAATATAAGAGAACAATATTTAGATTTTTATAGATCAAAGGGACATTTAATAGAGCAAAGTGCATCGTTAATACCTAAAAATGATAAGACACTACTTTTGGTTGCCGCTGGTATGGCTCCTTTGAAAAAATATTTTACAGGAGCAGAAACACCACCAAGCAAAAGAATGAGCACATGTCAGAAATGTGTTAGAACTAATGATATGGAAAATGTAGGTGTTACTGCAAGACACTTGACATTTTTTGAAATGTTAGGAAACTTTTCTTTTGGAGATTACTTTAAAAAAGAAGCTATAACATGGGCATGGGAGTTTTTAACTAAAAGAATGGAAATTCCTGCTGAAAAACTTTGGGCAACAGTTTATATAGAGGATGAAGAAGCAATTGATTTATGGACTTCTTTAACTGAAATGCCAAGAGAAAGAATAGTTAAGTTAGGTAAAGAAGATAATTTTTGGGAACTTGAAGTTGGTCCTAGTGGTCCAAGTTCAGAAATATATTTTGATAAAGGTGCTGAATTTGGTTGTGGTAGTCCTGATTGCAAACCAGGATGTGATTGCGATAGATATACAGAGATATGGAACTTAGTATTTACACAATTTGACAAGGATGAAAATGGAGTTTATAATCCGTTAGAACATCCAAATATTGATACTGGTATGGGACTCGAAAGAGTTGCTATGACATTACAGGGAAAAGAAACTGTTTTTGATGTTGAGCCTTTATATAGTGTTATTAAAAAAGCTGAAGAAATTAGCGATGTTAAATATAAAACAAACTTAAAGAATGATACATCAATTAAAATTATAGCTGATCATTCAAGAGCACTTTCATTCTTAATCGGTGATGGTGTTATACCATCAAATGAAGGTAGAGGATATGTTCTAAGAAGGTTAATTAGAAGAGCATTGAGACAAGGAAAACTACTTGGAATAGATAGAGATTTCTTGACTGAAACTGTTCAAGTTGTAATTGATGAATGGAGCCATGCTTACCCTGAACTAAAAGAAAAAGAAAGCTATATATTGAAAGTAGTTAAAATAGAAGAAGAAAAATTTAGAAAAACTATTGATCAAGGTCTTGAAATGTTACAGAAAGAAATTAATAATGCAAAACAAAACGGTCATAATAAATTAGATGGTCAAATAACATTTAAATTGTATGATACTTTTGGTTTCCCTTATGAATTAACAGAGGAAATACTAGCTGAAAATAATTTTGAATTTGATAAACAAGAGTTTTTAGACATTATGGAAGAACATAGAATTATGGCTAGAGAGTCTAGAGGAAAAGCTGGTAGTTCTGGATGGAAAGATAGCGAAATCAATGTAGAAGGCAAGAAAACTGAATTTGTTGGATATGACAACAATTCAATAAAATCAAAGGTTTCTAAAATATTTGTTGATAATAAAGAAGCTAAAGAAATATCAATTGGTGAAAAAGGAATTATAGCTTTATCATCTTCACCGTTTTACGCTGAAATGGGTGGACAAATTGGCGATACTGGTAAAATATTTACAAAGGATTTTGAAGCAACAGTTTTAAATACAAAAAAACTTAATAATATTTTTATACATGAAGTTATAGTTGATAATGGAATTATAAAATTAAATGAGGATGTTACAGCTAAAATTGATGTTTTTAGAAGAAAAAATATTGCAAAAAATCATACAGCAACTCATATTTTGCACAAGGTATTAAAAGAGGTGCTTGGTGATCACGTAAATCAAGCCGGTTCATTAGTTACTGAAGATAGATTAAGATTTGACTATACGCATTTCGAAATGGTAGACGAAAATACTCTTAAAGAAATCGAAAAAAGAGTTAATGATGAAATACTAAAAGATTATAAAGTAATAACAGATGTTGTTTCACTAGAAGAAGCTAAAGCACAGGGTGCTATGGCATTATTTGATGAAAAATATGGAGATGTTGTTAGATTGGTAAAAGTTGGAGATTTTAGTAAAGAACTTTGTGGTGGTACTCACATTGATGAAACAGCTAAAATTGGTATGTTTAAAATATTATCTGAAGGTGGAATAGCTTCAGGTGTTAGAAGAATAGAAGCTGTTACTGGAAAAGCTGCAATTGAGTATTTAAATAATATCGACAATATTGTTTCAGAACTTATGAAATCATTAAAAGCAACAAAAGATGAGATTGTTAACAAGGTTTCAGTATTAAAGAAAGAAGTTAAGGATAGAGACAAAGAAATAGCAAAACTTAACAATGAAATATTAAAATCTAATATGGATGATATACTTAATAACTTTGATGAGATTAATGGTGTTAAAGTCTATAGTATAAAATTAAAAAATACTGATGCAAATACATTAAGAGATATAGCAGATAAAATTAAGGATAAAAATCCTAGTTGTGTTATTGTTTTAGCTTCTGAAGTTAATGAAAAAGTTATTTTTGTAGCATCAGTTACTAAAGATTTAATACAAAAAGGAATTCAAGCTGGTAATATTGTTAAAAAAGCAGCTAGTGTAGCTGGAGGCGGCGGTGGTGGAAGACCTGATTTCGCACAAGCTGGAGGAAAAGATGTAACTAAAATTGATGAGGCTTTGAAAAAAGCAAAAGAAGGAATTATTAATCAATTAAACTAATTGTTTGATTTTAATTTAGTTATATAGTATAATTGTATAGAGGTGCTTATTATGGCGAATAATATTGAAAAGAATTTATGTAATACAACCAGTAATATTGGGCAAAATACAGCTAAATTTGACTACAATACCGAATCATTGAACAAAGCAAGAGAAATATTATCTCAAGTATATCAATCTTTACAAGAAAAAGGGTACAATCCTAGTACGCAATTAATCGGATATTTGCTATCAGGGGATCCTACGTACATTACAAATTATAATAATGCACGAAGTTTAATACGTAAGATAGAAAGAGATGAGCTTTTAGAAGAAATTTTGAAAGTTTATTTAGATGTTTTGAACTTATAACGGTATATGAATTCATATACCGTTTTTTTTTTTTTAAATTTACATAAATATTTTGAATCTTGGTGAAAATAATGATATATACAGAGTTAAAAGAAATAAAGAAAATGTCAAAAATTTGTTTTGGGACATTAGCTTTAAGCAATTTACAAAACAATGAATGCTTAGAACAAAAGGTAAGCGTGCTTGACTATGCATATGAAAAAGGTATAAATTTTTACGATACTGCTGAGCTTTATGATAACTATGACATTCTAGGTAAATTTATGCAAAACAAAAGAAGAGATAGCTTATACATAGCAACAAAAAGTTATGCATATAATAAAGAAACTGCTAAGTACAGTATAGAAAAGGCTTTAAAAGAGCTTAATACTGATTATATAGATATTTTTATGTTGCATGAACAAGATAATGGCAACAATTTTCGAGGACATTATGAAGCTGTACAAGAATTTATGAAATATAAAAGTCAAGGAATAATTAAGCGTTTTGGAATATCTACACATGCTATACAAGCAGTAAATGATAGTGTTGAATTTGATGAAATAGATATAGTTTTTACAATTATGAACAGTACTGGTATTGGAATTAATGATGGAACTAAGGAAAAAATGCTAGATGCAATAAAATATGCAAAAGCAAATGGAAAATTTATTATGGCTATGAAACCATATGGTGGCGGTCATTTAATAAATGATACATATAATGCTTTCAATTTTGTAAATAATATTAAAGAAATTGATTCAATAGCTGTTGGTATGAAAAACAAATCAGAAGTAGATGTTAATATAAATTATTTAGAAAACAAGCCTATTACTGAAGAGCTTAAAAAAAGTGTAAGAGATACGAAAAGAACCTTGTGCATTGCATATTGGTGTGAAGGTTGTGGTAAATGTGTTAAAAGATGTAAGCAAAATGCATTGTCCATTGTTGATGGAAAATGTACTGTTGATATGAGTAAATGTGTATTATGCAGCTATTGCGCAAGTGCATGTGATAGCTTTTGTATAAAAATAGTGTGAGGAAAATAAATGGATAGACTAATAGGGTTAGATGTAGGAGATAGAACAATTGGGGTTGCAGTTAGTGATTTGTTAATGATAACAGCACAAGGTGTAACTACTATAAGAAGAACTAATTTTAAAGCGGATATTTTAGAATTAAAAAAAATAATCGAAGAATATAATGTAAATAAAATTATAGTAGGAATGCCTAAAATGATGAATGGAACGATTGGTATTCAAGGTGAGAAGGTTATAAATTTTACTGAGAAAATGAAAGCAAAAATTGATTTACCAGTAGATTTCCAGGATGAAAGATTAACAACAGCATTATCTGAAAAAATACTAATAAGTGCTGATGTGAAAAGGAAAAAAAGAAAACAGGTTATTGATAAACTAGCGGCAGTTGAAATTCTTTCAACCTATATGGATAAAATGAAAAGAACCTTATAGTTAATTCATAAAAAAATTAAATTTATGGAGGTTTTATGAGCAATAAGAAAAAATTCAATAATGATATTATTGAAAATGAATTAGAAGAGGATGAGGACGATTACGAAGAACAAGTAGTTGAATTGATTAATGATGCTGGGAAAGTTGAAAGATTGATTGTAGAAGCTACTTTTCACCTTGATAATATTAAATATGCTGTATTAAGAGAAGAAAATTCTGATGAGGGAATGATTTACAGTATAGATGAATTACAAAATGGTGAAGTTATGTTTAACATGATTGAAGACGAAGAAGAATTAAAAGAGGTAATAGAAATATATGAAGCTATGGCTGATGATATAATATAGCTTATTGGTTTTATCGGTAACATAAATAAGGAGATGAAAAATTGGCACAAACCAAAAAAAATAAATTAAAAATTATCCCGCTAGGTGGATTAGGCGAGATTGGAAAAAATATAACTGCTATAGAATATAATAAGGATATTATTGTTATAGATTGTGGTATGGCTTTTCCTGAGGACGAAATGCTTGGAATAGATATAGTTATACCAGATGTTACTTATCTTATAAAAAATAAAGATAGAGTAAGAGGCTTATTTTTAACACATGGACATGAGGATCACATAGGTGGTATTCCTTACGTGCTTAAAAAAATTAATATACCTGTATATGGAACAAGGCTTACGATTGGATTAGTTGAAAATAAGTTACTTGAACATAAATTAGAGGATGTTAGCTTAAATGTTATAAATCCAGGTGAATTTGTTAAATTAGGATGTTTTAAGGTTAACTTTATAAGAACAAATCATAGCATACCTGATTCTGTCGGTTTTGCAATAGAAACGCCTATGGGTACTGTAGTTCATACAGGGGATTTTAAAATTGATTATACACCAATTAAAGGTGAAGTAATAGATTTAAATGCTTTTGCTCAATATGGAAAAAAAGGTGTTCTGGTTGCAATGTGTGATAGTACAAATGTTGAAAGACCAGGATTTACACAGTCTGAGCGAACTGTAGGATATAAGTTTATGGATGTATTTAAAGAGTGTAAACATAGAATCATTGTTGCTACGTTTGCATCTAATATCCATAGAGTTCAACAAATTGTTAATGCTGCTGTTTTATATAACAGAAAGGTAGCTATTTCTGGTAGAAGTATGGTGAATGTTGTAAAAGTGGCTCAAGAGCTAGGATATTTAGACGTACCAGAAGGAACTATTATAAATATTAATGATTTAAAAAAATACAAAGATGAAGAAATAGCGTTAATTACAACTGGTAGTCAAGGGGAGCCAATGTCAGCTCTTACTAGAATGGCTAATAATGATCATAAGAAAGTAGTAATAAAAGAAGGCGATATGGTAATAATATCTGCAAGTCCTATTCCTGGTAATGAAAAAACTGTAGCTAGAGTAATAAACCTGTTGTATAAAAAGGGCGCAGATGTGTTATATGATGCATTAGAAGAGATACATGTTTCAGGTCATGCTAGACAAGAAGAATTAAAATTGATGCTATCATTATTAAAACCTAAATTTTTCATGCCAGTTCATGGTGAATACAGACATTTAAGACATCATGCTAAATTAGCAATGTCTCTTGGAATAGAGAAAAGCAATATTTTGATTGCTGAAAATGGTAATGTACTAGAGTTCAATACTAAATCAGGTGCAATAAATGGTAGTGTTCAATCAGGAAAAATATTAGTTGATGGATTGGGTGTTGGAGATGTTGGAAATATAGTATTAAGAGATAGAAAGCACTTATCTGAAAACGGGCTAATAATTGCTGTAATTACAATTGACAAGAAAACTGGAGAAATGATATCTGGACCAGATATAGTTTCTAGGGGATTTATCTATGTTAGAGAAAACATTGACTTGATTGAAGAATCTAAAATAATTGTAAAAACTGCATTTAATAAGTGTAAAGACGCTAACATAAAAGACTGGAGTTCTATAAAAGCAATGATAAAAGATGATTTAAGCAATTTTATCTATGAAAAAATAAAGAGAAGTCCTATGATATTGCCTATAATTATGGAGGTTAGCGTAAATGAACGCATATGATTTAGCTAAACAATTGGCTGAAACAATTAAACTAAGTGATGAATATGTGCAATATAAAAATGCTAAGAAAAATGTTTATTCAAATGAAAAATGTAAAACAGTGCTTCAAAACATTGAAGATAGAATGATGGAAATACAATTAGCATCAATGCAAGGTGGAGAAATTGAGCCTGATAAAATTGAAGAATATGAGAAGCTACAAGCTGAAGCTATGCAGAATGAAACTATAAAAGATTACTATGAAAAAGAAATGAAATTTGAACAAATTATGAATGAAATTTCTCAAGTGATATCTGAAACGGTAGAATTATAGAATAAAAATTGTAAATATAACCACAAAGTTCATTATTAATTAATTATGTTACTTTGTGGTTTATTATTTATGTTGAAAAATAAAAATATAAGTTGTATAATATAAAATGTATATTTATATGTTAAGGAGAAACTTATGAAAAAGTTTGTAATTATTTTGATATTTGTTTTAATACTAGCTATTGGATCATTTATGTATATATCTAATTATATGGAAAGCTCTTTGAGTCCAGTCGATATAAATGATACTACACTAATTACTGTTGAGATTCCTTCAGGTAGCAATACAACTACTATAGCAAATATTCTATATGAAAAAAAATTGATTAATAATGTTAATTCATTCAAATATTTAGCAAAAAAAGATGGTTATGATGTTTTATTAAAGGCTGGAGAATTTACGTTAAGTAAAAGTATGAGTGCTAAAGAGATATTGGACAATTTAGTAAATAAGTCACACTCAAATAATACTATTAATTTAACCATAATAGAAGGATTGACATTAGAAGATACTGCAAAATCAATATCAGAACAATTATCTTTAGATGAAGGTAAATTATTAGAACTTATGAAAGATGCGGATAAATCTAGAGCATCACATGAATTTTTAAAAGATAATGAGGACATAAAGGATTTACAAGGTTACTTATTACCGGAAACATATAATCTTTATGTGGGAATGACTGAAGAAGATATTATTGATTTTTTATTAACACAATTTGATAAATACTATGAAAATACAATTCTTTCTGCATTAAAAAATACAACGCTTAATTTTGAAGAAGTTATAATTCTTGCTTCTATAGTAGAAAAAGAAGCGATGCTAAAAGAAGAAAAACCTATAATATCAGGCGTGTTTATTAACAGGCTTGAAATTGATATGAAGCTTCAATCTTGTGCAACTGTTAACTATGCTCAGGGAGAATGGAAAGCGAGATTATCAGAACAAGATATTTTGATAGATTCTCCATACAACACTTATATTAATGTTGGGCTACCTCCTTCACCAATTAATTCACCTGGTAAGGATTCCATAAATGCAGTCTTGCACCCAGAAAAAGTAGATTACTTATATTTTTTAGCGAAAGGAGATGGTTCTCATTATTTCTCAGTTACTTATGATGAACATCTTAAGGCTAAAGAAAACTATATAGATTAATAGAGGTTAAATAATGGACACAATAACAAGGGAGTATATACAAACATATATACAAAGCTTAATAGAAAATGAAAGTGATGCATTAGAAAAATTTAGAGAAAATTGTGTTGAGAACCATAGACCAATTATTCAAAAAGAAGTAGGGCAATTTATTAAGGTAATGCTTAATATTTTAAAACCTAAAAAGATATTAGAAGTTGGGACCAATGTAGGTTTCTCTTCTATATTTATGTGCAATTCTTTGAATAAGGATGTAGATATACTTTCAATAGAAATTAATGAAGAAGTATTTAATGAAGCTATTGAAAATATCGAAAAATTTGGTTGCCAAAAAAATATTAGAGTTATAAATGATGATGCTATCAATGCTTTAGATTACATTACAGAAAAATTTGATATTGCATTTATTGATGCGGCTAAAAGTCACTATGATAAGTTTTTAGATAAAATTATTAAAATATTAAATCCAAATGGGGTTATAATATGTGACAATGTGTTGTATAAAGGATTAATTGCTAATGATGATTTAGTAGTTAAAAGGAAAAGAACAATTGTAAGAAATATGAGGGAATTTTTAGATTATATTTCACATGATAAAAGATTTGAAACTTCAATAATTCCTATTGGGGATGGAGTGGCTTTAATAAATTTAAAAAATGTTTAGATAATAGATTGGAGAATTGTATGTTACCAAAAATATTAGCACCGGCAGGTAATTTAGATAAATTAATAATGGCTGTTCAATATGGAGCTGACGAAGTATTTTTTGCAGGGAAATCAATGGGTTTAAGAGCAGGTTCTAAAAATTTTGATTCGGATGATTTAGAAAAAGGCATTGATTATTGCCATAAACATGGAGTAAATGCAAACATTACTGTAAATATAGTTCCACACAATGAAGATTTAAAAGGATTTGAAGAATATATAAAATATTTGCAAAAAATAGGAGCAAATGCAGTAATTGCCTCAGATGCAGGAGTTATTGATATAATTAAACAAACAACGCCTGATATGAAAATACATTTAAGCACACAAGCAAACACTACCAATTCAGCAGCAGCAAATTTTTGGTATAAACAGGGTGTAAAAAGAATTGTTTTAGCAAGAGAGCTATCATTTCTTGAAATAGAAGACATCATGAAGAATACTCCAAAAGACTTAGAATTTGAAGCTTTTGTTCATGGTGCAATGTGTATTTCATATTCTGGAAGATGTTTATTGAGCAGTTTTATGACAGGTAGATACTCTAACAAAGGAGAATGCGCTCAACCATGTCGTTGGAAATATAATTTGGTAGAAGAAAAAAGACCTAATGAGTATTATCCAATTGAAGAAAATGATGAAGGAACTTTTATTTTTAATTCAAAAGATATGTGTATGATTGAATACATGCAAAAGTTTATAGATTTAGGTATAACTGCACTTAAAATTGAAGGTAGAATGAAAAGTGAATATTATACTGCAAATGCTGTAAAGGCTTATAAAAATGCTTTGTTAGAAGTTTCTAAATATGGAGAAAAAGCGGATTTGCAATATTGGAAAGAAGAATTGGAAAAGGCTTCTTATAGAGACTATACTTATGGTTTCTATTTAGGAAATCCATATAAAAATGGACAGCTTTATACATCAAGTAGCTATATAAGAACTTATGATGTAGTTGCAATAGTTAGAGAATATGATAAGGCTACACAAACTGCTATAGTTGAGCAAAGAAATAAATTCTGCGAGGGCGATGTATTAGAAGTATCAGGACCAATAGGAAGGCATTTTGAGATTATAGCTAAAGATATGAGAAACAAAAAAGATGAGAAAATTGATTGTGCTCCACATCCACAAGAATTAATAAAAATGAAAATTGAACAAGAACTAGCTCCATATTATATTATTAGGAAAAGGAAGGAAGTATAATATGAAATCACCTTTACTTATTGGAATAACTGGGGGAAGCGGTTGTGGTAAAACAACAATAGTTAATAAGATATTTGCTGAGGTACCTGAAAAAAGCATAGCAATTTTGGAACAAGATTCATACTATAAAGACCAAAGTCATTTATCTTTTGAGCAAAGATGTAAAAGTAATTATGATCATCCTTTAGCCTTTGACACAGATTTATTTATTAAGCATATTAAAAATTTGAAAAAGGGACAAGCGATTGATAAACCTATATATGATTATGAGATACACAATAGAAGAAAAGAAACTAAAATTATAGAACCAAAAGATATAATAATAGTAGAAGGTTTGCTTATATTTTATGATGAAAGAGTAAGGGATTTATTAGATATAAAAATATTTGTAGATACAGACGCAGATTTGAGATTAATTAGAAGAATTATTAGAGATGTAAATGAGAGAGCTCGTACTGTTGATTCAGTTATAACTCAATATATTAACACTGTTAGACCAGCACATGAACAATTTATAGAGCCAACTAAAAAATATGCTGATATAATTGTGACTGAAGGTGGAAATAACTTAGTTGCGATCGATTTGATGGTAACCAAGATTAAAGCTATCATGGATAGTAATAAATAATATAAAATAACTTGTCCAAAATATTTTATACTAATAAAAGTCTGCATACAAGCAGACTTTTATTTAGTATAAAGTTAGTTTTGAAGTTTACTATTTTTAATATTTTTGTTAGTTTGATTAGTTTGATATGCCATTAAACCGTCATATAATTTTTTTAATGCTTTTTTTTCTATTCTAGATACATAAGAGCGTGAAATACCTAACATTTTTGCGATTTCTCTCTGTGTCTTATGATCATTATTGTTTATTCCGTATCTATATTCAATTATCATTCTTTCTCTATCCTGAAGTGTTTTATCCCATATTTTATTGAGTATTCCTATCTTTTGTTCCTTATCAATCTTGCCTACAACTTCTTCACATTCATACTTTATAATATCAATTAAGTATATACTGTTTCCATCTTTATCTGTTCCAAGTGG contains these protein-coding regions:
- the nifS gene encoding cysteine desulfurase NifS, translating into MNKKIYLDNAATTIVKKEVVDEMIKYLGEYYGNPSSGIYEIGRISKDAITNARQIISSFINADENELYFTSGGTESDNWAIKGVAFANQEKGKHIITTKIEHHAVLHTCEYLKKFGFDITYLNVDKYGMVDLEELKNSIRPDTILISVMFANNEIGTIQPIEEIGKIAKEHKILFHTDAVQALGGVRIDVKKLNIDLMSMSSHKVHGPKGIGAMYLRKGVKIDNFMHGGAQERKRRAGTESVQNIVGFGKAVELLNKDFEKSNEHIIALRDRLINGIQSNIEDVVLNGHLTKRLSNNVNFSYKYIEGESILLWLDMDGISASSGSACTSGSLDPSHVLLATGLDHGTSHGSIRFTIGDDTTEEDIDYVIQKMIEIVQKLRNMSPLYKKH
- the nifU gene encoding Fe-S cluster assembly scaffold protein NifU — encoded protein: MYTEKVMDHFRNPRNVGEIIKADGVGEVGNPTCGDIMKIYLKINEDQIIEDVKFQTFGCGSAIASSSMATELIKGKSIQDAVELTNKAVIEALGGLPPVKVHCSVLAEQAVKAALYDYSQKHSITIKGLENYDPHATDDIHDHTHGEE
- the mnmA gene encoding tRNA 2-thiouridine(34) synthase MnmA; translated protein: MDNKKVLLGMSGGVDSTASAILLKQQGYEVIGATYRLTDDENFEKSISDAKYSADLIGIDHIVVDYRNEFKDKVISNFISEYSMGHTPNPCVVCNKNIKFNQFLKTADKMGIKYVASGQYANIRENNGRYYIVKARNIAKDQTYFVYSLKENILDRVIFPMGNMISKDDTRKIVHDAGIKIYNKKDSQEICFIKNMKYTDYINANSNITFKAGNFVDTKGNILGKHSGIINYTIGQRKGLGVTFGKPVFVVDIDYKNNTVVLGENEDLFKDKLKLSNYTFINEEYDRELNKLTAKIRYAAKEENVVITKENDGLLVKFENPVRAITKGQSVVFYDGDILVGGGIIE
- the alaS gene encoding alanine--tRNA ligase, with product MENKYSINNIREQYLDFYRSKGHLIEQSASLIPKNDKTLLLVAAGMAPLKKYFTGAETPPSKRMSTCQKCVRTNDMENVGVTARHLTFFEMLGNFSFGDYFKKEAITWAWEFLTKRMEIPAEKLWATVYIEDEEAIDLWTSLTEMPRERIVKLGKEDNFWELEVGPSGPSSEIYFDKGAEFGCGSPDCKPGCDCDRYTEIWNLVFTQFDKDENGVYNPLEHPNIDTGMGLERVAMTLQGKETVFDVEPLYSVIKKAEEISDVKYKTNLKNDTSIKIIADHSRALSFLIGDGVIPSNEGRGYVLRRLIRRALRQGKLLGIDRDFLTETVQVVIDEWSHAYPELKEKESYILKVVKIEEEKFRKTIDQGLEMLQKEINNAKQNGHNKLDGQITFKLYDTFGFPYELTEEILAENNFEFDKQEFLDIMEEHRIMARESRGKAGSSGWKDSEINVEGKKTEFVGYDNNSIKSKVSKIFVDNKEAKEISIGEKGIIALSSSPFYAEMGGQIGDTGKIFTKDFEATVLNTKKLNNIFIHEVIVDNGIIKLNEDVTAKIDVFRRKNIAKNHTATHILHKVLKEVLGDHVNQAGSLVTEDRLRFDYTHFEMVDENTLKEIEKRVNDEILKDYKVITDVVSLEEAKAQGAMALFDEKYGDVVRLVKVGDFSKELCGGTHIDETAKIGMFKILSEGGIASGVRRIEAVTGKAAIEYLNNIDNIVSELMKSLKATKDEIVNKVSVLKKEVKDRDKEIAKLNNEILKSNMDDILNNFDEINGVKVYSIKLKNTDANTLRDIADKIKDKNPSCVIVLASEVNEKVIFVASVTKDLIQKGIQAGNIVKKAASVAGGGGGGRPDFAQAGGKDVTKIDEALKKAKEGIINQLN
- a CDS encoding IreB family regulatory phosphoprotein, which gives rise to MANNIEKNLCNTTSNIGQNTAKFDYNTESLNKAREILSQVYQSLQEKGYNPSTQLIGYLLSGDPTYITNYNNARSLIRKIERDELLEEILKVYLDVLNL
- a CDS encoding aldo/keto reductase; protein product: MIYTELKEIKKMSKICFGTLALSNLQNNECLEQKVSVLDYAYEKGINFYDTAELYDNYDILGKFMQNKRRDSLYIATKSYAYNKETAKYSIEKALKELNTDYIDIFMLHEQDNGNNFRGHYEAVQEFMKYKSQGIIKRFGISTHAIQAVNDSVEFDEIDIVFTIMNSTGIGINDGTKEKMLDAIKYAKANGKFIMAMKPYGGGHLINDTYNAFNFVNNIKEIDSIAVGMKNKSEVDVNINYLENKPITEELKKSVRDTKRTLCIAYWCEGCGKCVKRCKQNALSIVDGKCTVDMSKCVLCSYCASACDSFCIKIV
- the ruvX gene encoding Holliday junction resolvase RuvX; the protein is MDRLIGLDVGDRTIGVAVSDLLMITAQGVTTIRRTNFKADILELKKIIEEYNVNKIIVGMPKMMNGTIGIQGEKVINFTEKMKAKIDLPVDFQDERLTTALSEKILISADVKRKKRKQVIDKLAAVEILSTYMDKMKRTL